The segment CAAAATTTCCAGTCAAGCAGGAAAAGAACATTTACCCCAGAAATACTAGCTCGTAAGCAGATAATGGAAAGTACCCATCAAACTGAAATAGACTCTATCTTCAAGCTTTATGGCTGGTTAAAACCTCCTTTAGTTTCTAAAAAAGCTACTCAGGCTTACTTTTTAGTAATTCAGCAAGCAGATATTCCTTCTCAGCAAAAGTATCAAAATGAAGTATTCAAGGCGGCCCAAGAACGTGCTATTAAGGCATCCGATTATTATCTATTCACCGATAGAATGCGTATGCTTCAAAATAAATACCAGATATTTGGTACTCAAGCCAAAACGGATGATGCAGGAAATTTCTACTTTATTCCTATTGACACGAGTTTAGTAAGTGGCCGCAAGATACCCGTCCTGCCCGACGGTGATTACATCTATTTCAGCGGCCCACAGTTTGTCACTCTCTTCTTACACATTTACAATGAGGCTATGACAGAGGGCATCCCGCAGGCACAAATCTATCTAGATGGAGAAAAAATAGGAGAAACCAATGATAAAGGATTCTTCCAAAAGAGATTGTCTCGCTTTACCAACAGCAAAGAAATTAAAATACGCAAAAATAATAAGGAGAAAACCATTCGCATTACCAACTCCAAAAACGCCGATTGGCTAGACCAAAATATCATCCTAAAATAAGTCTTAAGAGGCTCTTGTTATACAATCCACAACCAGCTCAGTGGATTCTACACCAACTTTACACACATTAAATAAAGGAGTAAACTAAGGTAAAATAGAGGCTATCCAATGTAAAACCTAACCCTCAATAGGGCATTTCTTTAATAATCCTTTACAAAGTAAGAGTATCCCCCAAAGATTACCCATAAAATAAAAGCCCCTATTTCTCGGAGTATTTTGGATCACCTGCAAAAGCAGGGGGGGGAACATCAAAAAGATTATCTTTGTAGAAAAAACAAAAGCTATGCAAGATTCTTAAATGTTACTCGAAGTAGTTCGCTTAATTTTACCAGAAGAGTTCCTTACTTATTTCAAGATTACCAAAGTGACTAAAGTAAAAGATGTTATTACCATTTTTATGGATGAGTTTGACTCTTTACCAGCTGATCGTAAAGGTCATAAAGTAGAATCTAAAGGCTTTCTAGACCCCATAACTATCCAAGACTTTCCCGTTCGTTTTAAGAAGGTTACTCTCAAAGTACGTCGTCGTAAGTGGTATGATTTTACAACGAAAGAATACTTGACTAACAAATATGACTTATTAGCAAAAGGAACGCATTACTCGAAGGAGTTTGCGGCTTTTTTAAAAGAATTACCTAGAGACATACCCCGTATCGGCCCGCTCTCTTGAGCCTATTTGCCATATTAATGGAGATTCTTTAGAGCGACATTATAAAGAGCACTTGAGTTCATATAAGAATTGGCAAATGAAAGATCATGCTATAGAGTGGCTTTTGTTTCCAGAGAACATTTCTCCACGGCTCTGTATCGATGAAACCTCTATGACCAATGGAGACTTATATACTATATTAAGTAATCCCAATAATAAAGGGAAACAGGGCACCATAGTAGCTATTATTGCTGGTGTTCAATCAGATAAAATTATCCAGGTATTAATGAAGATGCCTGAGAGTTTAAGAGAGCAAGTCAAGGAGATCACATTAGATATGGCTAATAGTATGAATAAAATAGCTCGAGTGTGTTTTCCTAAAGCCTGTCGAGTAATTGACCGATTCCATCTGCAGAAATTAGCCAATGAAGCGGTGCAAGAGGTACGAGTAAAACACAGATGGGAAGCCATAGAAGAAGAAAATCAAGCGATTAAACAAGCTAAATGGGAAGGTAAGACCTATAAACCTCTAACTTTTAGTAATGGAGACACAAAGAAACAATTACTAGCAAGAGGACGATATCTTCTTTTTAAATCTGCAGACAAATGGTCTGATAAGCAAAAAGAAAGAGCTAAGATTCTTTTCGCACAATACCCTTCATTAAAAGAAGCCTATAGCCTATCACAAGGGCTTCGCTCTATTTTTAATCGTAAAACAATTAAAGATGCAGCAAGACTTTCTCTTGCCAAATGGTATAATAGAGTAGAGCAAACTGCTTTTCAATCCTTTAAGAGTATTGCAGGAACCATCTATTC is part of the Bacteroides coprosuis DSM 18011 genome and harbors:
- a CDS encoding hypothetical protein (KEGG: sli:Slin_3643 hypothetical protein~SPTR: Putative uncharacterized protein;~IMG reference gene:2504107714), which produces MEKTAKHKILLSLIALLATGTVWSQAKADFKEVNQYLEQIYKENQNFQSSRKRTFTPEILARKQIMESTHQTEIDSIFKLYGWLKPPLVSKKATQAYFLVIQQADIPSQQKYQNEVFKAAQERAIKASDYYLFTDRMRMLQNKYQIFGTQAKTDDAGNFYFIPIDTSLVSGRKIPVLPDGDYIYFSGPQFVTLFLHIYNEAMTEGIPQAQIYLDGEKIGETNDKGFFQKRLSRFTNSKEIKIRKNNKEKTIRITNSKNADWLDQNIILK
- a CDS encoding transposase (KEGG: dfe:Dfer_4025 hypothetical protein~SPTR: Putative uncharacterized protein;~manually curated~IMG reference gene:2504107715~PFAM: Transposase), which encodes MLLEVVRLILPEEFLTYFKITKVTKVKDVITIFMDEFDSLPADRKGHKVESKGFLDPITIQDFPVRFKKVTLKVRRRKWYDFTTKEYLTNKYDLLAKGTHYSKEFAAFLKKNYLETYPVSARSLEPICHINGDSLERHYKEHLSSYKNWQMKDHAIEWLLFPENISPRLCIDETSMTNGDLYTILSNPNNKGKQGTIVAIIAGVQSDKIIQVLMKMPESLREQVKEITLDMANSMNKIARVCFPKACRVIDRFHLQKLANEAVQEVRVKHRWEAIEEENQAIKQAKWEGKTYKPLTFSNGDTKKQLLARGRYLLFKSADKWSDKQKERAKILFAQYPSLKEAYSLSQGLRSIFNRKTIKDAARLSLAKWYNRVEQTAFQSFKSIAGTIYSHYDEILNFFNNRSTNAFAESFNAKLKAFRTQLRGVTDISFFLFRVTKLFA